A region from the Thermoanaerobaculia bacterium genome encodes:
- a CDS encoding SDR family NAD(P)-dependent oxidoreductase, protein MTQSVFTVDLSGRKALVTGGSRGIGLSAAKFLVRAGCQVAIVYRRRQREARRACLELEALGGPGLAFRADVSDEREAKRAISQAVARLDGLHILVNNAGIWPGGAVEEISPSYWEEVFAINARGTFLMTKFAVPVFKAQRFGRIVNVSSTAGQRGEAYHSHYAATKGAVIAFTKSLAAELGPYGITVNAVAPGWVDTEMSQRELGDKRRRRAIEQEIPTRRVATADDVGGVIAFLCSDYAQQINGAVVNINGGSVLA, encoded by the coding sequence ATGACGCAATCGGTGTTCACGGTCGACCTGTCGGGCCGGAAGGCCCTGGTGACCGGCGGCTCCCGCGGCATCGGGCTTTCCGCCGCGAAGTTCCTGGTGCGTGCCGGGTGCCAGGTCGCGATCGTGTACCGGCGGCGGCAGCGCGAGGCGCGCCGCGCGTGCCTCGAGCTCGAGGCGCTCGGGGGACCGGGTCTCGCGTTTCGCGCCGACGTCTCCGACGAGCGCGAGGCGAAGCGCGCGATCTCGCAGGCGGTCGCGCGGCTGGACGGCCTCCACATCCTCGTCAACAACGCGGGGATCTGGCCGGGGGGCGCCGTCGAGGAGATCAGCCCCTCCTACTGGGAGGAGGTGTTCGCGATCAACGCGCGGGGCACCTTCCTGATGACGAAGTTCGCCGTCCCCGTCTTCAAGGCGCAGCGGTTCGGCCGGATCGTCAACGTCTCCTCGACGGCGGGCCAGCGCGGCGAGGCGTATCACTCGCACTACGCCGCGACGAAGGGGGCGGTGATTGCGTTCACCAAGTCGCTCGCGGCCGAGCTCGGTCCCTACGGCATCACCGTCAACGCGGTCGCTCCCGGCTGGGTGGACACGGAGATGTCGCAGCGCGAGCTCGGCGACAAGCGCCGGCGGCGGGCGATCGAGCAGGAGATCCCCACGCGGCGCGTCGCGACCGCGGACGATGTCGGGGGCGTGATCGCCTTCCTCTGCTCCGACTACGCGCAGCAGATCAACGGCGCGGTGGTCAACATCAACGGCGGATCGGTCCTGGCCTGA